Below is a window of Paenibacillus bovis DNA.
AAAGAGCGTTCCCGAGCGAATACATTCCTGATTCTTGGTAATCCGGCTACGGTATTGTGGATGTCTATCGTCTCCGGTTATCTGGTATCGGCTGTCGGCTGGCGCTGGATGTTCATTATTGAAGGAATGCCGGCTATTATCTGGGCTTTTATCTGGTGGAAAATGGTGCAGGATAAGCCTTCCGAAGCCAAATGGCTTACTGAAGCGGAAAAAGCCGCTCTGGAGACCGAGCTTAACAATGAGCAGGCTGGTATGAAGCAGGTGAAAAACTATCGTGAAGCGTTCCGTTCGCCGACTGTTATCAAACTATGTCTGCAGTACTTCTTCTGGAGCATCGGAGTGTACGGATTCGTTATGTGGCTGCCGTCGATTATTTCCAAAGCGCCCAACATGACTATGGTATCGACCGGATGGTTGTCGGCTGTACCTTATCTGCTCGCTGTTATTCTGATGCTGGTCACGTCTTACTTTTCGGATAAAATGCAGATTCGCAAAGGGTTTGTATGGCCGTTTTTGCTGGTCGGTGCGCTGGCCTTTTACGGTTCGTATCTGATCGGACCGGATCATTTCTGGATTTCCTTTGCCCTGCTGGTGATTGCAGGTGGAGCCATGTATGCGCCATATGGCCCGTTTTTTGCGATCGTACCGGAAGTGCTGCCGCGCAATGTAGCCGGCGGAGCGATGGCACTGGTGAACAGTCTTGGAGCACTGGGTTCTTTTGCCGGATCGTATATTGTCGGTTATCTGAATGATCTGACTGGCGGATTCGACGCTTCGTATATGTTTATGGCAGGTTCGCTGCTGCTCTCCGCGATCCTGACCATGACTGTAGGCAAAGATCGCCAGCAGTCTACCACAAATGGACATCACACCAACAACAAAAAAAACTGGAAACATAAAGTAAGAACAACGCAGCTCTAAAAAAGATAGAGTAACATGATACGTTCGGCTGCCCGGAATCCGTATACAGCATCCAGGGCAGTCGCCAAAGACAGAAAATAAATATGGATAGCTGTGCAATCATACGGTAGCTGGTCTGCAGATAGACAGCTGCAACAGGAGAGGTGGAACAGGCAATGAATAGCCAAGAAATCAATCACAACATGCTGAACGACAGAGATACACATCACTATACCGATGTTACGGCAAATAACAGTACGAGTACTGCGGTGCATAGAGCAGACCATTTGCCGGCTGAAGCTCCTGTCCGTATCCAGCTGGCGCTGGACCGCATGACGATCGAAGAGGCGATCGATATGGCAGGACAGGTTCAGGCAGCGGTAGACTGGATTGAAGTCGGTACTTCACTCATCAAGGAGTTCGGTATGGAAAGTGTGCGCCGGATCAAAGAAGCTTTTCCCGACAAAGTCATCGTAGCGGATATTAAAACCAACGATAATGCACGGTATGAATTTGAGCTCTGCTACCGCGCAGGAGCGGACGTGGCGACTGTGATGGCGTCTGCCCCAGATGCTACGCTGGATCTGTGCATGCAGACTGCGCAGTCTCACGGCGGCATCATTATGATCGATCTGCTGAATGTAACGCCGCAGCGTGTAGAGGAGCTGCAGCGCTATACCGAAGCTGTACTGTGCCAGCATGTGAGTAAGGATCAGCAGGAGCACCATGGACAGACCCTGGGAGGACAATCTATACCCGATCCACAGCAGCAGGATACCCATTCTATCGATTCCGATTCCACGCAGGCAGCGCGTCCATCTATTGCCGCAGCCGGTGGAATCACACTGGATACACTGCCATCTATTTTGCAGGATCGGCCTGCAGTGGTTATCGTGGGGTCTGCCATTACCAAAGCAGCCCATCCTGCCGCAGCTGCCAGGGAGATTCGCAGCCGTATAACCGAAGTGATGCAAGCTATGCAGAAAGGAGCTTATCATGTCTAATTCCATATCATTGACCAAAGCACAGCGTATTCTGGAGGAAGTCCAGCAGGTCGTCAGCCGGGTACCGGAAGAAGCAGTAACCGGACTGGCCGAGACACTGGCAAAAGGAAATCGGATCTTCGTAACCGGAGAAGGCCGCTCCGGATTTATGGCCAAATCATTTGCCATGCGCCTCATGCATCTGGGTGCCAATTCGTATGTGATTGGCGAGACGGTCACCCCGGCGCTGGCAGCTGGCGATATCCTCATCGCCGTATCGGGCTCGGGAACGACCAAAGCAGCGGTATGGACCGCGGAGAAAGCCAGAGAGCTGGGCTGCACCATCGTGGCGGTGACTACCGACGAGTCATCGCCGCTGGGAAAGCTGGCTGACCAGCTGCTGCATATTCCGGCCGCTACCAAATACCGCCGGGAAGGCGAAGCCGCCAGCATTCAGCCGCTGGGCTCCCTGTTTGACCAATGTACCCATATTCTGCTCGATGCAGTCTGTCTGGGCTACGGAGAGCTGCAGCATGTGGAACACGGAGCAGCATTTGCCAAACACAGTAATGTGGAATAAATGCTAAGAACAGATCATTAGGATAAGTAAAAGTTTTTTTACGGATACAGATACCGATACAAATACAGATAATGAATGTAAAAAAGAATAATATCGGATCGGTATATGATCCGCTGATCTGCTTATCAAAAGCGCCCCATAACCTAAAAAAAGCAGCTTCCGGAGATTTCTCTCCAGAAGCTGCTTTTTGCTATATCCCAAAGGAATAAATGGATGAATGAAAAGGGAGATAAGCGATAAGACAAGAAATTACAGCACTTTCTCCAGGAAGCTGATGGTACGCTCATACTTGGGACTGCCGAATACCTGCTCCGGTTCGCCTTCTTCCACGATATAACCGCCATCCATAAAGACAACGCGGTCAGCCACTTCACGGGCAAAGCCCATTTCGTGGGTAACGATCATCATGGTCATGCCTTCGCTGGCCAGGTCTTTCATAACGCCCAGTACTTCGCCGACCATCTCCGGATCAAGCGCGGAGGTAGGCTCGTCAAACAGCATCACATCCGGGTTCATTGCCAGTGCGCGCGCAATCGCTACACGCTGCTTCTGACCACCGGACAGGCTGCCCGGGAACGCATCCGCTTTGTCAGCCAGACCGACACGGTCCAGCAGTTTCAGCGCGATTTCTCGCGCTTCTTTTTCGGTTTGCTTTTTGAGCTCGACTGGAGCGAAAGTGATATTTTTGAGCACGCTCATATGCGGGAACAGATTGAAATGCTGGAATACCATCCCGATATTTTCACGAACTTTGTTGATATCGGTCTTTGGATCGCTGATATTGTAATCGTCGACGATGACCTCACCGGCGGTTACTTCCTCCAGTTTGTTCACGCAGCGCAGCAGCGTACTTTTGCCGGAACCAGATGGCCCGATAACGCATACCACTTCGCCTTCGTCGATTTTCATATTGATATCCTTGAGTACTTCATTGGAGCCATAGCTCTTTTTGAGTTTGCTAACTTGGATTTTACCCACGGCGTGTTCTCCTTTCCATACGATCTGCAATTTTGGTCAGAATTGTGATTACGACCAGATACATCAGGGCTACTGTTGTCCAGATTTCAAAAGATGCATAATTGTTGGCAATAATAATTTTACCGGACTGTGTCAGCTCAACCAGACCAATTGTAGATATGATTGAAGTATCTTTTAATGTAATAACCAGCTGGTTAATAAAAGATGGAATCATTACTTTAATTGCTTGAGGAATAATGATTTTGATCATAGCTGTACGGTAAGGTAATCCAAGAGACCGTGCGGCTTCCATTTGTCCCTTATCAATCGACTGTATACCACCGCGGATAATCTCCGTTACGTAGGCACCAGCATTCAAACTAAGTGTAAGAACAGCTGCAACGATCAAAGGCATTTGGAAGCCCAGAGCTGATGGAATCCCGAAATAAATGAATAAGCTTAGTACAAGCAGCGGTATTCCACGGAAAACATCTACGAATATAGTTGCAATAGTGCGGGATAATTTGTTATGGCTAACTTTCATGAATCCGAAGATTAAGCCAAGAATGAAAGCAAAGAATAACGAAATCACAGTATAGAGCAAGGTTAACCCTAAACCTTTGAACAATTCAGGCAGAGCGCTTAGAATAATTTGAGCTGTGCTTGGTTTGGGAGGAGGAGTTGTTGATTCCTGTCCTGGTTTATTGTTTCCCAGATAATTAGCAACAATCCGATCGTATTCACCACTAGCTTTGAGATTGGCAAGTCCTGCATTGAACTTTTGAAGAAGCTCCTGATTTTTTCCTTTGTTAACAGCAAAACCATAAGGAGCGCCATTCTCTTTTTCTGTAACTGTCTGCAGCTTTAACCCCTTTTGAATTGCATAAGCAATAACCGGGAAATCATCAAAACAGGCAGCGGAGTTACCGGATACCACTTCTTGATACATTTGCGCAGAATCATCAAATGGTACGAGTGTAAATCCATACTTGTCTTTAATCGAATTAGCGAATGAATATCCTTCTGTACCTGTTTTTACAGCTACACGTTTACCACGAAGGTCTTCGTAACTTTTGATATCTGCATTGTCTTGATGTGTTGCCATAACGACACCAGACTCATAATAAGGCTCGGAGAAATCAAATGTCTGTTTACGTTCATCCGTAATACTCATACCCGCAATCATGCCGTCTAGCTGACCAGACTGCAGTCCTTGAAGTGCCGCATTGAATCCCAGCGGCTGAATCTCATACTTAAAGTTTTGATCTTTAGCAATTGCAGCCATAAGATCCATATCAATACCGACATACTTACCATTCTCCTGGAACTCGAACGGTGCGAATGTAATATCCGTTCCAATAGAATACGTCTTGCCTTCTCCGGCTTGGGCAGTGGCCGTCTGGCTTAAGTTGCCGGCACATACCGCGAAGAAAAGAAGGAAAGCCATGGATAACCACATAAACCTAGATTTCTTCATAAAATCCTCCATTTCTGTTACTCTGATCAGACGTCGGTTATAGACGCACAGATAGAGTCCTCTGACTGAACAGAGAGTAATATTGCCTTCACATCACATGTTACATTTGATGTCTTATAGCACATGTCTTCTTATTCTACAAAAAAATTAACTAATTGACTATAGTGCTGTGAAGCTTGAACGGGTAATATTTACAAAATTAAATAGCTGACATGACATATAACCTGCCGGAGCTGCTGTTTGAAACATATAAAATTCAGGATATCGGGTATTGTCAGTGGTGCTCAAGCAGACTTATGATAGAACATAGCAGGTCTCCGGGTAATACGGATATAGACTGTATAATGAACGGCTTACAGTGATCAGCCCATGATATAATACTCTGTCATGCACAGGTACATAACGGTTAACAGAAGGAAAGGGAAGAATATTAATGATGAAATTTGTAATTCTCGATGTGGATACAGGTATCGACGATTCCCTCGCGCTGGCTTATGCTGCGCATTCTCCCGAGCTGGAGCTGCTCGGTATCACTACCGTATTTGGTAATATCTCAGTTGAAGAAGCGACTCGCAACACACTTGTTGTACTGGAACAGCTCGATCAGGAGATTCCTGTATATCCGGGCGAAGCCAAACCGCTTAGCCGCGATTATACGAAACCTTTTGCCCGTCATATTCATGGAGAGGACGGGATCGGCAATCAGTACCGTCAGCCCGCATCACGTCAGCCGGAGAATCAGGGGGCTGCCGAATTTATCATAGAGCAGATCCAGCAGAACCCCGGTCAGGTCACTGTAGTTGCTGTAGGGCCGCTGACCAATATTGCCCGTGCAATCCAGATGCAGCCGGAGATCGTACAGCAGATCGAACGACTAGTCATTATGGGCGGTGCAGTAACCGTGCCGGGTAATGTGACTCCTTTTGCCGAAGCGAATATTTACTCCGATCCGGATGCCGCGTCACTGGTACTGGGTTCGGGCATGCCAATCACCCTGGTCGGACTGGATGTAACGATGCGTACGCTGCTTACTGCGGATCATCTGGACGAATGGAGAAGCACCAACAGCGAGCTGGCTCTTTTCCTGGCGAATATGACCGATTTCTATATGGAAGCCTACAAAGGCGTCGTCAAAAGCGGCCGCGGCTGTGCGCTGCATGACCCGCTTGCTGTAGGTGTAGCGATTGATCCGAGCTTTGTCCGTACAGCTTCCTATGCAGTACAGGTAGAGTGTACAGAGCAGGACAGCCTGGGCAAAACAACAGGTATTCACGATACGCCTGCTGCTCATATTGATGTGGCGCTGGATGTTGATGCAGATCGTTTCCTGGAGCACTTTCTGAGCCGCGTGATCTGACTGCGTTCCGCAAGAATAGGCTGAATACTATTTGAAGCGGCAGTTTTAACAGAGCAATAGCCGTAGTAAAGGCGTATATCCATAAAATAACGCAAATATAGAGCAGTATGTCCATAGCATAGTACATCCATAGATATCAATAACGCCCTGACCAGTTGCGATCAGGGCGTTATTTTTGTTTTTGGCAGTGCACATTGAGAAGCTTGAGCATATCCTACAGGATGCTGGAATAGATTATTACTACTATACAGATAAATATGCGTACAGATCGAGCAAGATACAACAGATGTTTGCTTCACGTAGCCATAACCGGTTTTATTTTGCCGGCTGGCTGTTCAGGATCATATCCACGAACAATGGAATTTGCGCTTTGGTGGCGATAGGATCGTACCGGTAAAAGGTATCATAATCATTGTAGAAAATATGATTGTTTTTGGCGGCCGGGAGTGAACTCCAGACCGGCGATTTTTTCAGCTTGTCCAGTGCTTCGCTTTTGCCTTCGGGATCATAGAAGGTCAGGAACATATAATCTGCGTCATATTCCGGCAGGGCCTCCAGTGACAGCTGGGTCGTCTGCGCATCTTTGGCGATCTTGGCAGGCATCTTCAGCTGCAGGGCATCATATACGCTCTGACCACCGCGTCCGGCATTATCGCCAAAGATCCAGAGTGCGTTTTTGTCAGTCAGTTCATACAGCCCCACTGTGGTATTGGCATCTACGACGCCTTTGAGCTTCTCGCGTCCGGCAGCCGCTTCTTTGTCGTAATCGGCGAGGAACTGCTTGGCCTGTTCGGTATTACCTGTCAGATCACCGAACAGATTGACCGTTTCGCGGATATTTTTGGCGGTACCGTATGGAATATGAACGGTTGGTGCAATTTTGGACAGTGCTTCGTAATTGTCATCGTACATCACGACGATCAGATCCGGATCAAGCTCCAGGATTTTCTCCATATTCAGTGGTGTACCCACATCAGCTGTTTTGTGTTCAGCCAGTTTGTCTTTGATAAAAGGATTCTTGAACGCGGTCGGTTCGACACCGATTACATTCGCATCTACCGTCAGCAGCTCACCGCCGTAATAATCGGTGACGATACGCTGAGGCTTGGCAGGAATCGTGATTTTGCCTTTGTCGGTATCATACTCGCGAGTGGCTGGAGCAGTAGCAGCTGCTTCGCCAGCTGTGTTGGTTGCCGAAGATGTACTGCCTGTAGAGCTGCCGCCGCATGCGGTTACAATAACAGACAGAGCCAGTATCAGAGCGAGCAGAAGTGAAGATTTGTGCTTGAACATAATGACCTCCTGATTCATGGGGACGCTGTCTCAATAGACAGGGTCGTATGTAAGATTGTGTTATTTTATGATAATGATAATCATTTTCATATGGAAAGACAAGAGGTATCCGTAGAGTAGTGTCAAAGTAATAAATATGGAGAAGACCTGGCAGCCCAAATCATAGCAGTTATTCAAGCATTTAAAGAAGAGATATCAACAACAAAATACATTAATTGTAAAAAGTAACACTAAATTGAGATTTCCAATGATTAAATAAGAGAATAAGCCCTTTTTTATTGTGAGTAACTCCTAAATACGGTATATTGAAATATATGAACATTTTGCAGATGCACGGGATTTAGCAGCGTAAACAATAAGCGTTTACATCCGGCTGCGATGCAAAATTTGACTGATGCAGCTTAGGCTCTCTGCAGGTGCAATATACTGGCACCTATCAGCAGTTATTTGATTTTATGATCGATGTCCGACAGGTTCGACGACCTAAATGATAAATATAAAATGGATAGTAAGCTCGCAGATTAGATTGATAATTTATAATAGTAAGGCCAGGTGTACTCAATGAGCAGCAAAAATCCGAGGCGACAAGACGCATTATCCGCAGCACAACGCAAAATGGAAACTCTGCGTATTCTTGAAGCGGAGGGAACTGTCCGGGTGTCCGGGCTGAGCCGCCGTTTTAATGTAACCGAAGAGACCATCCGGCGTGATCTGGAACGTCTGGAACTGGAAGGAATCGTTGTGCGGACCCACGGGGGAGCCGTATTTAACCGCAACCGTGAACAATATGAATCTCCGGCGATCCAGCGGGAGACCCAGAACATAGAAGAGAAGAAAGCTATCGTGGAACACGCACTGTCCCTGATCCAGCCGGGAGATGTGATCGCACTCGATGCGAGCACCACCTGTCTGCATCTGGTGAAGCAGCTGCCCAACCGTCCGCTGACTGTACTCACCTATTCTCTGGCGATTGCCAATGAACTGGTGCCCAAAACCGAAATTAACGTGATCCTGATCGGTGGCTATCTGGATCGTGATTCGATGGCGAATACCGGTATTCATGCCGAGAAAATGGTGGAAAGCTATCATGTAGACAAATTTCTGTTCTCGTGTCACGGCTTTGACCTGACCCGCGGATTGACCGAGCCTTCCGAAGCGCATGTGCAGCTGAAGAAGAAAATTATCGAGATCTCCGATGAACTGATTCTGCTGACCGACAGCTCCAAATTTCGCCGCAAATCCCTTGTTCGCTTTATGGGCATGGAGGATCTCAACCGCTTCATTACCGATGACCAGCTTCCGGAAGAAGCGATCCACGAGCTGGAGGAAATGGGCGTTCAGGTAATCGTTGTAGACTAGACCTACTTTATACTGTCCTCGCACATTCATGTGGGGGACAGGTTGAAGGCTCCCTGTGAGGAGCCTTTTTTTGTGCGTACATTTCTGCTGCATGGATGATCTACGTGACATATAGGGTAGTGCAGGTTGTGTTGTGCTTTGGGCTCTGTTGGTTCTATTTGTTCTGGATAGGGAAAGGTTGATTAGTTTTACATAAAGTGTGAATGGGACGCATAGGATGGCATCCGCTCCGGAAAGGAATAGGAGCACGTCCTCCGGTTAAGCCTGGAGATCCTGAATTGGATAGAGTAAAGGAGGATCTCCAGGCTTAAATGTCGTCCTTTGCTCCTATTTCCTTTCCTGCGCTCTGTGCAGGGAGTATTTGTACCGCTCGCTGTCTGGTTGTACGATTCTCTATGAGCATTCAACTTGAATGTTGACAGTAAAGGTGCATAGTTTAAATATTGCAGCGACAGGTTGAAGGGGCGAAAATGCGGAAGCAAGGAAGCAAGGAAGCAAGGAAGCAAGGAAGCAAGGAAGCAAGGAAGCAAGGAAGCAAGGAGATAGGTGAAAGTTAAAAAGAAGGTAAAAAAGCAATATCAACAGGGTTAGAATAAGCTAAAAACACAGTAGAGAAACTTCAACGAATAAGATCGAGATTTTTGCCGTTGATTTTAAGTGTTAAATCTTAAATCTTGAATTTTGATCTTTAGTCTTAAACCGAATGGTATAAATTCCGCTGAGCGCAGGAAAAGGAATCGTGCTGAAGCTCTCCTTTAAGATCGTCTATCCACTGCTGCAAGCAGTTATTCAGGATAGACGATCTTAACAGAGAGCGGAAGTACGATCCTTTTACGAAGCGTCTGCTGCTCCAGCACTCTATTTCCCCGAGTAGCTTCCTCTTGTCCAAGCAGTTATTCAAGATAGACAATCTCAACAAAGAATGGAAGTACGATCGTTTTACGAAGCGTCTGCTGCTCCAGCACTCTATTCCCCGAGTAGCGCCCTCTTGTGCAAGCAGTTGTTCAGGATAGACAATCTCAACAGAGAATGGAAGTACGATCGTTTTACGAAGCATCTGCTGCTCCAGTACCCTATTCCCCCAAGTAGCTCCCTGTTTGCTCAAATAGCTCCTTATCCACCTAACCAGCTCCTTCCGCTCAAATGTACAGCCTCTCTCTCCTGCAAAGAAGTTTGCCATTTTCATAAAGATACTTGAAAATGAATAAAGTTAGGAGTACTTTAGAAAAATGACAGATAGTGACACAGATCAATAAACAAGATAATCATTAGACTCAGGCGTCTGGAGTGAGGAGAGAATCAATGAAAGCAACGGATGAATACAATTCGTATACTGTAGGCATGGAAGATATTGTACGTGCACATCATGTGCTGAGAGATGTTATTGTGCGTACGCCCCTGCAGCGGGATGCGACTTTATCGGAAAAATACGGGTGTGAGATCTACCTGAAGCGTGAGGATATGCAGGTGGTGCGCTCTTTTAAAATTCGCGGCTCGTACAACCGAATCCGCAGTCTTTCCCATGAGGAGCTTAGCAAGGGCATTGTCTGTGCCAGTGCGGGTAACCATGCGCAGGGATTTGCCTTTTCCTGCAGACATCTGAATATACGTGGCAAAGTCTATATGCCGAGCACCACGCCGAATCAAAAGGTGAAAATGGTCAAGAAATTTGGCGGTGATAATGTAGAGGTTATCCTCGTAGGCGATACGTTTGACGATGCGTATGCCCAGGCGATGAAGGTATCTACCGAGCACGGGATGAGCTTTATTCATCCGTTCGATGATCCCCATATTATCGCGGGTAACGGCACGATCGGAATGGAAATTATGGAGAGTCTGGATACACCGGCCGATTATGTGTTTGTAACGATTGGCGGTGGCGGGTTGGCTGCGGGTGTCGGGAAATATATTCATACGATCAGCCCTTCGACTCAAATTATCGGGGTAGAGCCGCTGGGCGCTGCATCGATGAGCGAAGCGATTGCCCGCAATGAAGTGGTTACACTTGATGAGATCGACAAGTTTATCGATGGAGCAGCTGTCAAACGGGTCGGACAGATGACGTATGATATCTGCCGTGAAGTGCTGGATGATGTGGTCAAAGTGCCGGAAGGTAAAGCCTGCTCCGCTATTCTGGATATGTACAACGAGAACGCAATTGTCGCCGAACCTGCAGGTGCGCTGCCGGTCGCAGCACTGGATATGTACCGGGAGCAGATCAAGGGCAAAACTGTCGTCTGCATTATCAGCGGGGGTAACAATGATATCGATCGGATGCAGGAGATCAAAGAACGTTCATTGATCTACGAAGGGTTGAAATACTACTTTACGATCAAATTCCCGCAGCGCGCAGGTGCTTTGCGTGAATTCCTCGAAAAGGTACTTGGGCCCAATGATGATATTGCCCGTTTTGAATATACCAAAAAGCATAACAAGGAGAACGGTCCGGCACTTGTCGGTATCGAGCTTAGTTCACCGGATGACTATGGTGCGCTGATCGAGCGGATGGAGAGCCATAATATTCAGTATGTGGAGCTGAACCGCGATCCGAATCTGTTTAATCTGTTGATCTGATCACCGTTCACCATTTCATAATGAATAGGTGGGCATGCGTATAGATAATCACTGGACCAGCCAAGTAACGGGACGAGATCGCATAGGTTTGGGATTTTGTTCATATTGGGGTATACTTGTAAAGTAAGCATATTACAGTTCATAACTACTGAGGAGGATATACCTATGTTCATTATTCATGCGAATATGTTGATCAAACCCGAGAAAGTCGATCAGTTCCTTACCGAGATTGATGCACTGGTAACAGCTTCCCAGGCGGAAGAAGGCAACATCAGCTACGTGCTCAAACGCGATGTGAAGCAGGACAACCTGTTCACTATGGTCGAAGAATGGAAAGACGCTGCTGCTATGCAGGAGCATAATGCGACTGCACATTTCCAGAAGTTTGTAAAAGATATGCAGGAATTTGCTGCTGCTCCTCTGGATGCAAAAGTATTCGAAGGAACAGAAGTACAACGCGGTTAATTCGTTTAAGAACGAGGCAGAAATCCGTATCGGTCGCCTGCTTTGAATAACATTTATAAGCGCTGGCATGCCAGCAGGTTCTTGCAAATATCCTCCTGTTTCAGGAGGATATTTTTTTTGCTTTTTGTATACATAATCCATGCCTTTCATCCGATATAATCCACTAAGTTAGTTTGTCGAAACTTCGCGAAAAATGATCGAATTCGTTGATTGTACCTTTTTATTCTCCCTGTTATTGCTATTTATTCGTATCTATTATCCTCCTAGTGTCCGGTCAATCAATACCTGCAGCTCTGCTCGGAAGTTCCTGCATTCTTGCTAATTCAATTAGACAGACAGCACAGCCTATCCGTTCGGCGACCTGCCGGAATCCACTTTATATACCTATCTTCATGGAAAAGATATATTCTTTTCCAGGCGAATTACCGGAAGTCATGAACGAAGCTGTATATTGTCTGACCAGAGGGAGACCAACATCCATGAAAAAAATAATACCTGTATTTACAGCCTCCCTGCTTACGCTCTCCTGTGCTTTTGCTACAGGTCTGGCGTATGGGGAAGGGTCGACTACGACAGCATCGGGCCCCGACCAGGAGGTCATCGTTGTCTACAAAAACCAGGAGGGCAAAGAAGCAGTTCTGGAGCAAAGTGTGGAAGTGCAGCATGAATTTGCTACCGTTCCTGCCGTATCTGCTACCGTTAGCCCTGCGGATCTGAACGAGCTTGTTCAGGACCCGAATATCGCTTATGTGGAACGTAATGTTCCTTTTACTATTGCCGATGAGCAGGTTGTCGCTCAGGCGTCAGCCATCAATACAAATGAACAATCCCGCTGGAACTATCAGGCGGAGCAGCCCAATCTCGAATGGGACAAAGGCTACAATGGTGCAGGAGTCAAAGTAGCAGTAGTTGACTCCGGGATCGCACCTCATCCGGAACTGACTATCGCCGGTGGTGTATCAACTGTCGATTACACCACATCGTATACAGATGATAATGGTCACGGTACCCATGTCGGCGGCATTATCGCTGCCCGTAACGGAGATGGTCAGGTGACCGGTATGGCTCCAGGCGTCCAGCTCTATGCTGTCAAGACGATGGGATCAGACGGCAAAGGAAATCTGCAGGACGTGCTGGAAGGCGTGGACTGGGCGATTCAGAATCATATGGACGTCATCAATATGTCTCTTGGAACCGAGTACGATTCCCAGCTGCTGCATAATATGCTGGATCAGGCATACAATAGTGGTATTCTGGTTGTTGCTTCTGCAGGCAACAGCGGTGCAGGTACGGATACGGTCAATTATCCTGCCCAGTACAGCAGCGTAATCGCAGTAGCGGCAGTAGACAGCAATCTGAACCGCGGCAGCTTCTCCTCTACAGGTCCCAAGGTGGAAGTGGCTGCTCCGGGCGTAGGTATTCTCTCTACGTACTTGAATAACGGGTACGCTTTTATGGATGGCACTTCTCAGGCTGCTCCGCATGTCGCGGCAATGCTGGCTATCCTGAAGCAAAAAAATCCTTCGGAATCTATCGCTTCCCTGCGCAGCGATCTGCAGAAATATGCAGTTGATCTGGGAACAGCAGGACGTGACAATCAGTACGGCTACGGGTTTGTAACGTTCAAGCCGCAGGTAGATGTAACAGCGCCGGGCGAAGTGAAAAACCTGCAGCTGGCTGCCAAAGGAACCGACTATCTGACCTTTAACTGGCAGAATCCGGCAGACAGTGATTTCGCCAAAGTCAATGTATATGATGAACAAAATAACCGGGTGAAATCCGTGACCGGGAATGTGTATTC
It encodes the following:
- a CDS encoding iron-hydroxamate ABC transporter substrate-binding protein; this translates as MFKHKSSLLLALILALSVIVTACGGSSTGSTSSATNTAGEAAATAPATREYDTDKGKITIPAKPQRIVTDYYGGELLTVDANVIGVEPTAFKNPFIKDKLAEHKTADVGTPLNMEKILELDPDLIVVMYDDNYEALSKIAPTVHIPYGTAKNIRETVNLFGDLTGNTEQAKQFLADYDKEAAAGREKLKGVVDANTTVGLYELTDKNALWIFGDNAGRGGQSVYDALQLKMPAKIAKDAQTTQLSLEALPEYDADYMFLTFYDPEGKSEALDKLKKSPVWSSLPAAKNNHIFYNDYDTFYRYDPIATKAQIPLFVDMILNSQPAK
- a CDS encoding DeoR/GlpR family DNA-binding transcription regulator, coding for MSSKNPRRQDALSAAQRKMETLRILEAEGTVRVSGLSRRFNVTEETIRRDLERLELEGIVVRTHGGAVFNRNREQYESPAIQRETQNIEEKKAIVEHALSLIQPGDVIALDASTTCLHLVKQLPNRPLTVLTYSLAIANELVPKTEINVILIGGYLDRDSMANTGIHAEKMVESYHVDKFLFSCHGFDLTRGLTEPSEAHVQLKKKIIEISDELILLTDSSKFRRKSLVRFMGMEDLNRFITDDQLPEEAIHELEEMGVQVIVVD
- the ilvA gene encoding threonine ammonia-lyase IlvA, producing the protein MKATDEYNSYTVGMEDIVRAHHVLRDVIVRTPLQRDATLSEKYGCEIYLKREDMQVVRSFKIRGSYNRIRSLSHEELSKGIVCASAGNHAQGFAFSCRHLNIRGKVYMPSTTPNQKVKMVKKFGGDNVEVILVGDTFDDAYAQAMKVSTEHGMSFIHPFDDPHIIAGNGTIGMEIMESLDTPADYVFVTIGGGGLAAGVGKYIHTISPSTQIIGVEPLGAASMSEAIARNEVVTLDEIDKFIDGAAVKRVGQMTYDICREVLDDVVKVPEGKACSAILDMYNENAIVAEPAGALPVAALDMYREQIKGKTVVCIISGGNNDIDRMQEIKERSLIYEGLKYYFTIKFPQRAGALREFLEKVLGPNDDIARFEYTKKHNKENGPALVGIELSSPDDYGALIERMESHNIQYVELNRDPNLFNLLI
- a CDS encoding putative quinol monooxygenase gives rise to the protein MFIIHANMLIKPEKVDQFLTEIDALVTASQAEEGNISYVLKRDVKQDNLFTMVEEWKDAAAMQEHNATAHFQKFVKDMQEFAAAPLDAKVFEGTEVQRG
- a CDS encoding S8 family serine peptidase translates to MKKIIPVFTASLLTLSCAFATGLAYGEGSTTTASGPDQEVIVVYKNQEGKEAVLEQSVEVQHEFATVPAVSATVSPADLNELVQDPNIAYVERNVPFTIADEQVVAQASAINTNEQSRWNYQAEQPNLEWDKGYNGAGVKVAVVDSGIAPHPELTIAGGVSTVDYTTSYTDDNGHGTHVGGIIAARNGDGQVTGMAPGVQLYAVKTMGSDGKGNLQDVLEGVDWAIQNHMDVINMSLGTEYDSQLLHNMLDQAYNSGILVVASAGNSGAGTDTVNYPAQYSSVIAVAAVDSNLNRGSFSSTGPKVEVAAPGVGILSTYLNNGYAFMDGTSQAAPHVAAMLAILKQKNPSESIASLRSDLQKYAVDLGTAGRDNQYGYGFVTFKPQVDVTAPGEVKNLQLAAKGTDYLTFNWQNPADSDFAKVNVYDEQNNRVKSVTGNVYSAANLTPDTSYTFRMKTVDVKGNESSGVTISGRTAAVPAAEITPAPASSQPQPVTQPPAPQPTTVPAPAPTPAVSVPVVTTPPPTDQVAQIPAGGGGGGGGGGGGGGGIPRPAAPKVQTPAPTATAPSTPAQKAQQQLNNAKSSGKAADFIKARFAAKDLNNAEFNKQLNQLKQSLGIKDLPSKANLRASVPVRISLQASLKSSTYKYIDKSSITADNIAILDGSGNAVSNVNLSVKFNRIFITAADGSFAPNQTYTVIIEKGVKGKTTASSDQSTALTSPLVMQFTTR